The DNA region CTCCTCAGCTCTCATTCCATGACCATGGCCCTTCATAGCCATAGCCTGAGCTCCAGCTTGCATATCCTCTTGGGCATAAAGCATTGCATCAGGGTTTGGCCCTGGCTCTCCTTGATACGCTGCCACTACCCCAAACACTAGGCCAAAGAGGCCCAACATTAACAACCCAATTCCTAATATTTTCTTTCTCATGTTCCTTCACCTCTCCATATGTAAGTTCAATATTACATATGCATCAATAGTTTATAAGCTTTTCGGTTCAAAAAAGCTAAAAGGAGAAACGCATAACAAGAGGAGGGATGCTTATGAGAATCTACAAAAACTTTGCATATTTCTATGTAAAGGGTCGTTATTCTCGATTTAGCGAAAAAATGGCCGAAATACTCCCCACAATACTTGAAAAGTTTGATGCAAAACCGCAGAAGATTTTAGATATAGCCTGTGGAGAAGGCACATTTGCAGTTGAAATGGCCAAAAGAGGTTTTCAAATTGTTGGTGTGGACATTTCCAGAGAAATGTTAAAGTTTGCTAAAGAAAAAGCCAAAAAAGAAAATGTGAATGTGAAGTTTATTTGTCAAGATATGCGCTCTCTGAATTTTGATGAGGAATTTGACTTAGTTACCTGTTGGTTTGACAGCCTAAACTACTTGCTGACTTTAGAAGATTTGGAAAAAGCCTTTGCTGGAGTATACAGAGCACTCAAGAAAGGAGGACTTTTCATTTTTGACATGAATACAAAATATGGCTTAGCAGTTGGATGGACACGTTATCCGTGTTATATCGAACAGGATACTCCAGATCTTTTTGAAATCCACTGTGCAAGTTACGATTTTGAAAAAGATATAGCCACCCTAAAAATTACTGGATTTATTAAAGAAGGGGAAAGATGGATCAGAATCGATGAAGAACATAAAGAACGGGGTTACACCATAAGGGAGATTAGAGAATGCTTAAGAAAGGCAGGCTTTAAAGAGCTCGCCTGTTGGGGAAGTATAAAAGACATGAGTGAGCCTCAACCAGACACCCGTAGGGTATTCTTCGTTGTTCAAAAATAAGGTGTGGGAGCATGATAAAGGAGATTTTAACTGCGATTCCACCTAATGAGCTCATGGAGATCTTGAAGAAAGCAAATGTCAATTTGAATGCTCTAATTGAGGAAAGTGAGCCCTTCCACGGCATGCCCAGGTGGAAAGTAACCTTAGAGGGCAGTGAGGAAGAAATTGAAAAGTTCATGGAAGTCCTTAGACTGGCAAGAGCCGGGGGTTGATGGTTATTTTTCTCTCAACATCCTTCTCTCCAAGTATCGCTCAAGCAAAGCTTTAACTGTAAAGAGGAGCAAAAATAGAAGTACTAACATTAGCACATTTCTATACGAAACTCCTCCAGGGACTGGTATCGGGGCTACCATGTCATCCCACCATGGTGTTTTTCAATTCGAACTCCCTCACAAGCTCGGCAGCTTTGAGCATTTCCTCATAAGTCAAAGCTCTGTTTAATTCTTTGTACTCTCTCGCTTTATAATCTGGGTGGTACTGAAACATGACGTTTACCCTAACTTCTTTTCCCAGATTCTTGCTT from Palaeococcus pacificus DY20341 includes:
- a CDS encoding class I SAM-dependent DNA methyltransferase, with protein sequence MRIYKNFAYFYVKGRYSRFSEKMAEILPTILEKFDAKPQKILDIACGEGTFAVEMAKRGFQIVGVDISREMLKFAKEKAKKENVNVKFICQDMRSLNFDEEFDLVTCWFDSLNYLLTLEDLEKAFAGVYRALKKGGLFIFDMNTKYGLAVGWTRYPCYIEQDTPDLFEIHCASYDFEKDIATLKITGFIKEGERWIRIDEEHKERGYTIREIRECLRKAGFKELACWGSIKDMSEPQPDTRRVFFVVQK
- a CDS encoding TIGR04140 family protein; the protein is MIKEILTAIPPNELMEILKKANVNLNALIEESEPFHGMPRWKVTLEGSEEEIEKFMEVLRLARAGG